In the bacterium genome, ATAAGAAAATATGAATTCCGCGCTCCGTTCAGGTCCTGGCTCTTTCGCATCGCGTTGAACCAATGCCGCGATCATCTGCGCAAAGTTAAAGTGCGAAGTATCATTCATCCTTTCAAGCATTCCTCGGACAACACAGAGATCGAATACGCGGATCCCGGACAGAACGCCCTGCAGCAGATGATCCAGGATGAACGCAGCCGAGCACTGCATGCCGCTTTGCAAAGATTGCCCGAATCCCTTCGCCGAGTGATCGTCCTCAGGGATCTGCAGGAATACAGCTATGAGGAGATCGCGGAACTGCTGCACTGGCGCATGGGAACAGTCAAATCGCGTCTTTTCCGGGCACGCAAAGAATTAGCAAATCTGTTAAAGCCTTATCTGGAGGAAAACCGTGAAAAAGGCTCATGAGGATGTGAACGTGTCGGCTTGGCTGGATGATGAACTTGGCCCGGCTGACAAAGCCGCTATGGAGCAGCACCTGAAGGTGTGCCGCCACTGTCGGAACCTTCTGGCTGAATTACAGCAGGTAAGAGCGATCACACGGCAGCAGCCGGCCTATGCGGTTTCGCCCTATTTCGCCTCGCGGGTCCTGGACGGGTATCGGCGTGCAAGCGCAGAGACGATCTGGAGCGAACTGGACCATCTGTGGCATCCATTCCTGCGCTGGGCGGCTGTGGCCACAATGATCCTCGTGGCGCTGCTCGCCTGGCCGAGAAACGATCAGGCGCTGGAAAACGCTGTGCAGGTGACCGAGGCTGAACTGTTGAGCGGTCAGAACGAACTCATTCAATCTCTCGGCGATATGGACCAAGTGCTGCAGTTCGCCCTTGCGCAACCTTCCAGCCAATTCGGAGGATTCTCTCAATGAACTCGAAACGTACGGCGATCGCCAGTCTGTGCATGGTGCTGTTGGTGGGAATTCTGCTCGGCGTCGTCATCGACCGGTATCTGCTTGATGATCACAACCGCCCGACCTTTGAACGGAGACGGCCGCACGATTTCTTTGGACGGTTGTCCGTAGACCTGCAACTGAACGACGTGCAGAAAGAACAGCTGCGCATTCTCCTGGAAGCGACCAAAGCCAAACACGATTCCTTGCGCAAGACGACCGGTCCGCAGTTCCGCCGCATTCAGGAAGAATTTCAGCAAGAGTTTAAAAAAGTGCTTGATGCGGATCAGCGGGAAAAATTCGAAAAAATAACCAAACGGGACAGACCCAGAGGGTAACGCCGTTCGGATTCCTCTTACATTCAATCAGGAGTGCTCTGTTCATGAAAAAATGGTATTATGGGGCAGCGGCGATCGTCGCCCTTGCAATGGCGGCCTATTTTCTTTTTCGGCCCAGTCGGCCCAGTGCCGCATCCAGCGTGTACGTTCCACAATCAGAGACCATTCACAGGGGCGATCTGACCGTCATTGTCACGGCCACCGGCACCATCGAACCGATCAACAAGGTGGAGATCAAATCAAAGGCCAGCGGATTGATAGAAGA is a window encoding:
- a CDS encoding sigma-70 family RNA polymerase sigma factor; the protein is MLFVDDKDIITASQAGDHQAMSRLISLHASAVQGFILSLINDREAAEDIAQETFIRAFLAIRKYEFRAPFRSWLFRIALNQCRDHLRKVKVRSIIHPFKHSSDNTEIEYADPGQNALQQMIQDERSRALHAALQRLPESLRRVIVLRDLQEYSYEEIAELLHWRMGTVKSRLFRARKELANLLKPYLEENREKGS